Below is a genomic region from Gemmatimonadota bacterium.
CGCCTCGAGGGCCTCTTCGAGCTTCACCCCGACGATCGTACTGACCCCAGGTTCTTCCATCGTAACCCCGTAGATCCAGTCAGCCGCCTCGATCGTGCGAGCGTTGTGGGTGATGACCACGAACTGGCTTTCCGCCTTGAAGTCTTGGAGAAGCTTGATGAAGCGCCCGATGTTGTTCTCGTCGAGCGGCGCATCGACCTCGTCGAGCACGCAGAACGGGCTCGGCTTCACGAGATAGATGCCGAAGAGAAGCGAAAGCGCCGTGAGCGCACGCTCTCCGCCAGAGAGCAAGTCGATGCGCTGCGTCCTTTTGCCGCGGGGAGACGCGTGAATCTCGATGGGCGACTCGAGAGGATCGTCTTCGTCCTGCAACCAGATGTCCGCCTCACCACCCTCGAAGAGCCTCACGAATGTCTTCCGGAAATTCTCCCGAATGTCCTCGAAAGTCCCCATGAAGAGGTCCGTGGCCGTCTTGTTGATCTCCCGGATGGCAGATTGCAGGTCGTTCCGGGCATCCACGAGATCTCGTTGCTGCTCGGTCAGGAACTCGAGACGCTGGCTCTCCTCCTCGTGCTCTTCGACCGCCAGCATGTTCACGGGCCCGATCTTATCGAGCGCCAGGATCAGCTCACGAAGCTCGTCCTGCAGCGCCACCTGCTCTCCTTCGACCGGTGCAGCATCCTGCAACAGCGTCTCGAGCGGACGTCCCCATTCGCCTTCCAGACGTTCGCGGATGCGCTCGATGCGTCCGTCCAGCTCCTGGCGCTCCAACTCCAGCTGGTGCCGTCGGTCGGACGCCGCCCGCTCGGCGGTCCGAGCTTCACGTACCCGCTTTTCTGCAACGGCCAACGCGTCGGCAACCTCCTGGAGTGTATGACCCTTCGCTCGCACCTTCTCTTCAGACGTGGTCCGCTCACCGAAGAGTCGCTCCGTCGCCTCGTCGCCTTCGGCTCGAAGCCGTTGCGCCTCCGCGCGCTCCTCTCGCAGGCGCCTCTCCTCGACATCGAGGGCCGTCATGCGTTCGTTGGCTTGCGTACGGGCCTTCAGGATCGTGTCCACACGCTCACTGAGGCGCATCACGTCACCTTCGAGGCGGGCGACGTCTACCGCGAGTCGCGCCTCCTCGGCACGCGCGATCTCGTACTCTTCCTGAACGACCTCTACCACTTGGCGGGTCTCAGTCCTTTCGCTGGCCAGACCTTCTTCCTGCTGGAAGAGGATCTCGCGGTAGCCTCGCGCTTCACGAGCCCGCTCCAATGCGCGCGCCTGAGCCACCTTCGTGCCCTCCGCCTGTCGGGAAAGCTCGTCACGCAGATAGTCCATCCGGCCCTGCTGATCGGACTTGGTGTCGACCTCGGAATGGACCTTTCGTAGCTCGTCCTCGGCCGTGCGCAGCGACGCACGGCTCTGCTCGAGCGCACGTTCGGCTCCCGCGAGCGCCTCCTGGACGGTCTCCCGTCGCGTCCGCGCGGCTGCCTCCGAAGAAGTAGCCTCCTCGAGCTCGGCGAAGCATTCACGAAGCTCCTCCTTCCGTTCGAGCATGCCTGAGGCGCCGGCAGGGTTCCCCACACGGACGACGCCCCGCGCCTCCGTGACCGCGACACCGTCCACGGTCGATGCTTCGACTCCCTCCAGGAGCGCGTGCACCCACGCCTCACCGTCGCCGTGTGCTCGCACTTCGCCGAAGAGTCCACCGCCATCTCCAGACATCGAAGGGACGCTATCGAGTGGCAACAACACGAGTCCACCACCGCCGGTCCAGCTCTCGGCGAACCACGACGTTATTCGTTCGACGCCCCCGCGGTCGCGTAGCACCAGTGCACGAGTCAGGCATCCGAGGTGCGACTCCAGCGCCGCCGTCACCTTCGCGTCCGCTTCAATGAAGTCGGCCAGCGTGCCCAAGATGCCGGCGTCCCCGAGTGCGAGCGCAGCCTTTACGACCGGATCCAGCCCCTCCTGGTCTCGCTCCAGCCGCTCGAGCGCGGCCTTCCGGGCCTCGCCAGCCGCCGCCCGGGCGACGGCCTCCCGCTCCGCGACGAGCGTGGCGTCCAGTTCTTCACGGGCCGTGGTCGCCGCGGAAAGGCACACGTCCACCTCTTCCTGAGCCGCTTGCAGGGCCCCAGACAGTTCATCCAGACGGTCAGAGAAGAGGTCCCCCTGAGATTCGATCTCGGACAGGGCGTCCACCGCTGCCTCGATGTCGCCGGCCACTCGCACGAGGCGGTGGCCGAGCTCCTCCGCCTGAGCATCGGACGCCTGGGCGTCTCCTTCGAGCTGGGCACCCCGACGTGAGAGATCTCGCTCGCGGGTCTCAACCCCGTCCAGCCTCTTCCGCGCTCCCTGCAGTCGCTCCCGCACTTCCTGGACTGCGGTCACCCGCGCTGCAGCCACCCCCCGCAGCTCCTCCAGCTCCTCGGCGACGCGGTCACGATCCGATCCGAGAACTCGCTCGTCACGCTCCAGCGTCTCGGCCTGTTGGAGCGTCTGGCCCCGTTCCTCGTCTATCTGCGCCAGGCGACGTTCGGCGTGCGCGGCTCGCTCGTCGGCTACCGCGAGATCGCGCTCCCACCGCACCAGCTCCTCGCGAACCGCCTCGAGCGCTTTCGCAACTTCCGCGCGTTCCTTTTCCGCTCCGACTTCCTTCAGTCGCAGCGACTCGTACTGAGCCTCGGCAGCGCCTAGCTCCGCGACCTTCCCTTCCCCGGTCTGGATGTCGCCCTCGAGCTCCTTCTCGACGCGGCTCATCCGGAAACGGAGAGTCTCCAGCTGGTAGCGCACGACCGCGACCTCGACATCGAGGCGGCGCTGGCGGTACTCGATATACCGCTGAGCCTTCCCCTTCTGGCGCGCAAGCGAACGGACCTTGGTATGCACTTCAGAGATCACGTCCTCGAGACGCTGCAGATCCATCTCCGCGCGCTCGAGTCTGCGGGTCGCTGCCTTGCGCCGGTCCTTGTACTTGCCGATCCCGGCGGCTTCCTCGAAGAGCCCGCGGCGCTCCTCGGCGCGATCGGATAGGATGGCGTCGATCATGCGGTTCTCGATGATCGAATAGGCGTTCGCACCCAATCCTGTGTCGCGACACAGGTCGAGCACATCCCGTAAGCGACACGCAGATCGATTGATGGAGTACTCGCTGCCGCCATCTCGGA
It encodes:
- a CDS encoding AAA family ATPase translates to MKLRSLKIHGFKSFADPTTIEFHDGITAVVGPNGCGKSNISDAIRWVLGEQRPTAIRSAKMEEAIFQGTVSRRPVNCGSVSLTVSNEDGALPVPFEEVELGRQIFRDGGSEYSINRSACRLRDVLDLCRDTGLGANAYSIIENRMIDAILSDRAEERRGLFEEAAGIGKYKDRRKAATRRLERAEMDLQRLEDVISEVHTKVRSLARQKGKAQRYIEYRQRRLDVEVAVVRYQLETLRFRMSRVEKELEGDIQTGEGKVAELGAAEAQYESLRLKEVGAEKERAEVAKALEAVREELVRWERDLAVADERAAHAERRLAQIDEERGQTLQQAETLERDERVLGSDRDRVAEELEELRGVAAARVTAVQEVRERLQGARKRLDGVETRERDLSRRGAQLEGDAQASDAQAEELGHRLVRVAGDIEAAVDALSEIESQGDLFSDRLDELSGALQAAQEEVDVCLSAATTAREELDATLVAEREAVARAAAGEARKAALERLERDQEGLDPVVKAALALGDAGILGTLADFIEADAKVTAALESHLGCLTRALVLRDRGGVERITSWFAESWTGGGGLVLLPLDSVPSMSGDGGGLFGEVRAHGDGEAWVHALLEGVEASTVDGVAVTEARGVVRVGNPAGASGMLERKEELRECFAELEEATSSEAAARTRRETVQEALAGAERALEQSRASLRTAEDELRKVHSEVDTKSDQQGRMDYLRDELSRQAEGTKVAQARALERAREARGYREILFQQEEGLASERTETRQVVEVVQEEYEIARAEEARLAVDVARLEGDVMRLSERVDTILKARTQANERMTALDVEERRLREERAEAQRLRAEGDEATERLFGERTTSEEKVRAKGHTLQEVADALAVAEKRVREARTAERAASDRRHQLELERQELDGRIERIRERLEGEWGRPLETLLQDAAPVEGEQVALQDELRELILALDKIGPVNMLAVEEHEEESQRLEFLTEQQRDLVDARNDLQSAIREINKTATDLFMGTFEDIRENFRKTFVRLFEGGEADIWLQDEDDPLESPIEIHASPRGKRTQRIDLLSGGERALTALSLLFGIYLVKPSPFCVLDEVDAPLDENNIGRFIKLLQDFKAESQFVVITHNARTIEAADWIYGVTMEEPGVSTIVGVKLEEALEAAGVA